One region of Eupeodes corollae chromosome 1, idEupCoro1.1, whole genome shotgun sequence genomic DNA includes:
- the LOC129942401 gene encoding prolyl 4-hydroxylase subunit alpha-1-like, with the protein MKRKTDMKLLTVLLFLINLLDCVQPEALSLSIAGLESLVAREKFLIDNLELYLGALERKAHVIRSNLDRMRAENNKAALEGEAYLMNPLQAFPLLRRLHSDWLHWQLYLQKSTGDEYVKEITNERQHLPSEEEFNEAADAMFRLQDTYELDPTEMSIGILNGVQYDVSLSAIDCFSIGYRLLHDGRGRYVEASMWFQSALNLFNEGNSMNEVLDFKLAKILYSYSQSLAKQDKLSEAMPFIDYVVQVEPGNAIALQQREIWKMEMKAKENFPPTLPKEKYVDPARQRYRLGCQGKYRERVANLHCVYNTTTDPFLKLAPLKMEQISLDPYVVLYHDVLSDLEIEVLQTMATPNLQRATVYSETEMRSVSVPTRTSKFAWFPDNTNYITSRISRRLEDMTGFGMETSEHLQAMNYGIGGHYDTHHDFFNVSRTSSVVQYAGDRIATAMFYLSDVKQGGATVFPNVQLGVFPKKGACIFWHNLNTRGEGDPNTLHAACPVIVGSKWVCNKWIREKEQMFRRPCPREM; encoded by the exons ATGAAGCGGAAGACTGACATGAAACTTCTAACGGTGTTGTTATTTCTAATTAATCTGCTCGATTGCGTGCAACCGGAAGCTCTTTCCTTATCCATAGCCGGTTTAGAGAGCCTGGTTGCGAGGGAAAAGTTTTTAATCGATAACTTGGAACTTTATCTGGGTGCACTTGAGAGGAAGGCCCACGTTATTCGCAG TAACCTAGATCGGATGAGAGCTGAAAACAATAAGGCTGCACTTGAGGGCGAAGCTTATTTGATGAATCCGCTGCAGGCGTTCCCTCTATTGCGTCGCTTGCACTCGGACTGGCTGCACTGGCAGCTCTATCTGCAGAAATCAACTGGTGATG AATATGTGAAGGAAATAACAAATGAACGGCAGCATTTACCCTCGGAGGAGGAATTCAACGAAGCGGCCGATGCAATGTTTCGCCTCCAAGATACCTATGAGCTGGATCCGACGGAAATGTCGATCGGGATATTGAATGGAGTGCAATACGA CGTCAGTTTATCTGCGATAGATTGTTTCTCCATTGGATATCGGTTGCTGCACGATGGACGTGGACGATATGTGGAGGCGTCTATGTGGTTTCAGTCGGCGTTGAATTTATTCAACGAGGGAAATTCGATGAATGAAGTTTTGGATTTTAAGCTGGCCAAAATATTGTACTCCTATTCACAATCATTGGCTAAACAAG ACAAACTATCGGAAGCAATGCCATTCATCGATTATGTTGTACAAGTTGAACCAGGTAACGCTATTGCACTACAACAACGAGAAATATGGAAAATGGAAATGAAAGCAAAGGAGAATTTTCCACCGACACTTCCAAAA GAAAAATACGTTGACCCTGCCAGACAGAGATATCGACTGGGTTGTCAGGGAAAATATCGTGAAAGAGTTGCCAACTTACATTGTGTCTATAATACAACAACAGATCCGTTCCTAAAGTTGGCTCCTTTGAAAATGGAACAAATCAGTCTTGATCCATATGTTGTTCTGTATCACGATGTTTTATCTGATCTAGAAATTGAAGTTCTACAAACTATGGCAACACCAAATTTACAACGAGCCACAGTTTATAGTGAAACGGAAATGAGATCGGTTTCTGTTCCAACTCGAACAAGTAAGTTTGCCTGGTTCCCGGACAATACAAATTACATTACATCGAGAATAAGTCGAAGATTAGAAGATATGACTGGCTTTGGTATGGAGACGAGTGAACATCTTCAAGCTATGAATTATGGAATCGGTGGACATTATGATACGCATCAtgacttttttaatgtttcccGT acCAGCAGCGTTGTACAATATGCAGGAGATCGTATAGCTACAGCTATGTTTTAT TTGAGTGATGTGAAACAAGGAGGTGCTACAGTATTTCCTAATGTTCAACTTGGCGTCTTCCCAAAGAAAGGTGCTTGTATCTTTTGGCACAATTTGAATACCAGGGGTGAGGGCGATCCGAATACGCTACATGCAGCATGTCCTGTCATTGTTGGTTCCAAATGGG TTTGCAACAAGTGGATTCGTGAGAAGGAGCAAATGTTTAGACGACCTTGCCCACgtgaaatgtaa